The Acidimicrobiales bacterium genome has a window encoding:
- a CDS encoding cytochrome P450, translated as MSDLRAPDLSDIDLTDASVWEQAAPHEWLDRLRSESPVHWHEESDGKGFWAITRHEDVRHISTSPGLFSSYLGGPLRLDPPEGGLDQVRMIIIGMDPPEHQAFRSIVSKAFTPKMMARLESSLRAETARVVGNLRKRNTADFVSEVAALIPMWSISELMGVPEADRHRLYELSHALIDDQDPEVAPSPDVTAEQSIEIFAYANEMAARERANPTGSLTSTLLEAEVDGRKLTDLEYTLFFMFLIVAGNETTRTASSHGLLALIEHPEAMARLQADPSLIPGAVEEILRWEPPIHHFRRTATADTVIGDQPIAAGDKVIMWYAGSNRDPSVFENPHTFDIDRTPNRQQSFGIGEHFCLGANLARMSLRLLYTELLGAIENVELEAPPRRLHSNLINGIKEMRIRYDVRG; from the coding sequence GTGAGCGATCTCCGCGCCCCCGACCTCAGCGACATCGACCTCACCGACGCGTCGGTCTGGGAGCAGGCTGCGCCGCACGAGTGGCTCGACCGTCTGCGCAGCGAGTCGCCCGTCCACTGGCACGAGGAATCCGACGGCAAGGGATTCTGGGCGATCACACGTCACGAGGACGTCCGCCACATCTCCACCTCGCCCGGACTCTTCTCGAGCTACCTCGGCGGCCCGCTGCGACTCGATCCGCCCGAGGGCGGCCTCGATCAGGTGCGCATGATCATCATCGGCATGGACCCGCCCGAGCACCAGGCATTCCGCAGCATCGTGTCGAAGGCCTTCACGCCCAAGATGATGGCTCGGCTCGAGTCGTCCCTGCGGGCAGAGACGGCCCGCGTGGTGGGCAATCTCCGCAAGAGGAACACTGCTGACTTCGTCAGCGAGGTCGCCGCGTTGATCCCGATGTGGTCGATCAGCGAACTCATGGGTGTGCCCGAGGCCGACCGCCACCGCCTCTACGAACTCAGCCACGCCCTGATCGACGACCAGGATCCCGAGGTGGCGCCGAGCCCGGATGTCACGGCGGAGCAGTCCATCGAGATCTTCGCCTACGCCAACGAGATGGCGGCCCGCGAGCGCGCCAACCCGACGGGCAGTCTCACCAGCACCCTGCTCGAGGCCGAGGTCGATGGCCGCAAGCTGACCGACCTCGAATACACGCTGTTCTTCATGTTCCTGATCGTGGCGGGCAACGAAACCACGCGCACGGCGAGTTCCCACGGTCTCCTCGCGCTGATCGAGCACCCGGAGGCAATGGCGCGCCTCCAGGCCGACCCGAGCCTGATTCCGGGCGCGGTGGAGGAGATCCTGCGCTGGGAGCCGCCGATTCATCACTTCCGCCGCACCGCCACGGCCGACACGGTGATCGGCGACCAGCCCATCGCCGCGGGCGACAAGGTCATCATGTGGTACGCCGGTTCCAACCGTGATCCCTCGGTGTTCGAGAATCCCCACACCTTCGACATCGATCGCACGCCGAACCGCCAGCAGTCGTTCGGCATCGGCGAACACTTCTGCCTCGGCGCCAACCTGGCCCGGATGTCGCTGCGACTGCTCTACACCGAGCTCCTCGGAGCGATCGAGAACGTCGAACTCGAGGCGCCGCCTCGACGCCTCCATTCGAATCTGATCAACGGCATCAAGGAGATGCGCATCCGCTACGACGTGCGCGGCTAG
- a CDS encoding SRPBCC family protein, with translation MTFSCEKVGLEFFETAPTIHRANVEVAATPDQIFDAFLDAEAWTKWAMPITRVDWTSGFPLEVGSTRNVHMRGDLIGYEEFIAYEHGVRMAFRFNEMSKDSLAAFAEDYQVTDLGGGRCRVEWTMALKPKTGKPGGDEATEKSGAKAKVGDKMMGFMVRRMLKKFGKLVEADFTTAGAAK, from the coding sequence ATGACGTTCAGTTGCGAGAAAGTGGGGCTCGAGTTCTTCGAGACCGCCCCGACGATCCACCGAGCGAACGTGGAGGTCGCGGCCACACCCGATCAGATCTTCGACGCGTTTCTGGATGCCGAAGCGTGGACGAAGTGGGCCATGCCCATCACCCGCGTCGACTGGACCTCCGGCTTCCCGCTCGAAGTCGGATCCACCCGCAACGTGCACATGCGCGGCGACCTCATCGGCTACGAGGAGTTCATCGCCTACGAGCACGGTGTGCGCATGGCGTTCCGCTTCAACGAAATGTCGAAGGACTCGCTCGCCGCGTTCGCCGAGGACTACCAGGTGACCGATCTCGGTGGCGGCCGGTGCCGCGTCGAGTGGACGATGGCGCTGAAGCCGAAAACGGGGAAGCCCGGGGGCGACGAGGCCACCGAGAAGTCCGGAGCCAAGGCCAAGGTCGGCGACAAGATGATGGGCTTCATGGTGAGGCGCATGCTGAAGAAGTTCGGCAAACTCGTCGAGGCGGACTTCACCACGGCCGGAGCGGCCAAGTGA